DNA from Streptomyces sp. NBC_01476:
CCGGCACCCCGGTGATCCCGTTCGCGGCCAGCGCGTCCACCAGGCAGGACAGCGCCAGCTCACGCCCCCGCTCCGGCCCGACCCCGTCCGCGGCCCCGGCGAAGCCGCCGTACGCGGCCACCACCCGCCCGCGCGCCGCCACCGGCACCGCCCCGGCAATCGCCTCGGTCAGGTGCCGGGTGAGATCCGGCCGCGCCACACTGAGCGCGTTGCCCGGCCCACCGGTCCCCCGCCCCAGCACCGGCCCGCCAGGACCCGCCACCGCCAGGCACGCCCGGCTGCGGGTGCCGCCCGCGTCGACCCCGACCACAAGAGGCCGGCTGTAGATTTCATTCATCGACACGCATCGTGGTTGATAGATTCACCCCGGCACAACCCCGCCGCCCCGCACCGCCCGGCCCCAGAGGAGACGAGTCGTCATGATCACCGCTCTGATCCGCGCCGAACTCCCCCGGATGTCCGGCTCGCTGCGCAAGGTCGGCGAACTGGTGCTGGCCGACCCGGCCGCCGCCACCCACGGCTCGGCCGCCGAGCTGGGCCGCCGTACCGGCACCTCCCAGGCCACCGTCACCCGCTTCTGCCGGGCGCTCGGCCTGGACTCGTACCAGCAGCTGCTGATCGAGCTCGCCCAGGAGCAGGGCCGCGCCGAGGCCGGCGGCCCGCCGAGCGCCGCGCTGGGCCCGCAGATCGGCCCGGAGGACGACCTGGAGCATGTCATCGGGGTGGTCGCGGAAGCCGATCTGCGGGCCTTGCGGCACACCGCCGACCAGCTGGACCGGCCGGCACTCGAACGGGCCGCCCAGGCCCTCGCCAGGGCCCGCAGGATCGATGTGTACGGAGTGGGCGGCTCCGGAATCGTCGCCCATGAGACGCAGGCCCGGCTCTACGGCATCGGCTGCGCCGCCCACGCCTGGACCGAGGTGCACGCCGCGGAGACCTCCGCGGCCCTGCTGACGCCCTCCGACGCGGTGGTGGTGGTCTCCCACTCGGGCACCACCCGGGAAGTGCTGGAGCCGCTGCGGCTGGCCGCCGAGCGCGGCGCCACCACCGTCGCCCTCACCGGCGACCCGCGCTCACCGATCGCCCAGGCCGCGGACATCACCCTGACGTCCTTCTCCGGTGAGACCAGCTTCCGGCGGGGCAACTTCGGCACCCGCCACTCGGTGCTGCTGATCGTGGACTGCCTGTACGCCCGTGTCGCCCAGCTGACCTACGAACGGGCGACGGCCTCGATCGCGCTGACGTCCCACATCGGCGACGGCCACGCCGTTCGCCCGCGGCGCCGGGGCTGACCCGGACCGCACCCCGGCAAGCACCCGAAGGCCCCGGCGGAGCCCCGGCAGCACCCCGGAGAGCGGAAGCCGCTCGGACCGGTCAGATCTCGCCGCGGAGCTTGGCCAGCGCCTCCGCGAGAATCGCCTCGCCGTCGGCCGCCGAGCGCCGTTCCCGCACATAGGCGAGGTGCGTCTTGTACGGCTCGGTACGCGGGGGGGCCGGCGGGTTCTCCTCGTCCTGCCCGGCCGGGAAGCCGCAGCGGGGGCAGTCCCAGGTGTCCGGGATCTGCGCGTCGCTGGCGAAGCTCGGCTGGGTCTCGTGCCCGTTGGAGCACCAGAAGGAGATGCGCAGCCGGGGCGCGGACTCGCCGCGCTCGGCCTCTCCCATCGGCCCCGCTCCGACCCGACTGCCACGGATCGCGTTGCCACTTGCCACGGTCGTAACTCCCTGCGTGATGGTGCTGCGAGGTCGCCCTGCATGCGAAAGACCGATTCACCCGCGCCTGGCGGGAAAGGGCACGGTATCCCAAGATGCGGTTCCATGATAAGTCGCGTCCGCGACGGAGCGTCAGTTATCCCTGGATGGGCCGGAATCGAACGCCCTGCGTGCTTCGTTCATCCGCCGGTGACGGCGAACGGCCCACGCGGCCCGCTCACTTCTGGAACTTCATCACCAGACCGAGAACGACCACACAGGCGAACCAGAGCAGGGCGATCACCACGGTGATGCGGTCGAGGTTGCGCTCGGCCACCGAGGAACCGCCGACCGAGGACTGCATGCCGCCGCCGAACATGTCCGACAGGCCGCCGCCCTTCCCCTTGTGCATCAGCACGAGCAGCAGAAGCAGCAGGCTGAAGATGATGAGGGCGATGGAGAACCCGATGACCACGGCTGGACCAACTCTCTCGACTACATGACGGCACTACATGATTACGGCACGGGGCCAAACCGCGTACCTCCACGGTTTGGCCCCGCCAGGGTACTTCACAGTCCCGCGGAGTTCACTGGTCCCGGAAGCGGACGATCTTGACGAACTCCTCGGCGTCCAGCGCCGCACCGCCCACCAGGGCGCCGTCCACGTCCGGCTGGGCCATGATCGCGGCCACATTGCCGGCCTTGACCGAGCCGCCGTACTGGATCCGTACGCCGTCGGCGAGCTCCTGGCCGTACAGCTCGGCCAGCCGGCCGCGGATCGCCCCGCAGACCTCCTGGGCGTCCCCCGGGGTGGCCACCTCGCCGGTGCCGATCGCCCAGACCGGCTCGTAGGCGATCACGATGGTGGCCGCCTGATCTGCGGGAATGTCCTTCAGGGCGCCGTCGAGCTGGGCCAGGGTGTGCTCGACCTGCCGGCCGGCCCTGCGGACGTCCAGGCCCTCGCCGACACACAGGATCGGGGTGAGGCCGTGCCGGTAGGCCGCCTTGATCTTGGCGTTGACGACCGGCTCGTCCTCGCCGTGGTACTGGCGGCGCTCGGAGTGCCCGACGGCGACGAAGGTGCACTTCAGCTTGGCCAGCATGGCGCCGGAGATCTCGCCGGTGTAGGCGCCCGCGTCGTGCTGGGACAGGTCCTGGGCACCGTACTTGATCTTCAGCTTGTCGCCGTCCACCAGGGTCTGCACCGAGCGCAGGTCGGTGTAGGGCGGCAGGACGGCGACCTCGACCGCGTCGTAGTCCTTGTCGGACAGGGCGAAGGCGAGCTTCTGGACGTGCGCGATGGCCTCAAGGTGGTTGAGGTTCATCTTCCAGTTGCCCGCCATCAGCGGGGTGCGGGCGACCTTCTCGGTCTGCTGCTCAGTCATGTGAGATCAGTCCTCCAGTGCGGCCAGGCCGGGCAGCGTCTTGCCCTCCAGGTACTCCAGGCTGGCACCGCCTCCGGTGGAAATATGGCCGAAAGCGTTCTCGTCGAAGCCGAGGATGCGGACCGCCGCGGCCGAGTCGCCGCCGCCGACCACGCTGAAGGCGTCCGAGTCGACCAGCGCCTGGGCGACCGCGCGGGTGCCGTCGGCGAAGTCGGGGTGCTCGAAGACACCCATCGGGCCGTTCCAGAAGATGGTGGCCGCGTCGGCGAGCTTGGCGGCGAACTGCTTGCGGGACTCCGGGCCGATGTCCAGGCCCAGCACGTCCGCGGGGATCGCGTCCACGGCGGCGGTGACCGGAGAGGCCGGCGCCTTGGTCTTCAGGTCGGGGAACTCGGTGGCGCCGATGACGTCCACCGGCAGCACGAACTCCACGCCCTTGGCCTTGGCCCGCTCCAGGTACTCGGTGACGACCGGGATCTGGTCCTCCTGCAGCAGGCTCTTGCCGACCTCGTAGCCCTGGGCCTTGAGGAAGGTGAAGACCATGCCGCCGCCGACCAGGATGCGGTCGGCCTTCTCCAGCAGGTGGTCGATGACGCCCAGCTTGTCGGAGACCTTCGAGCCGCCGAGCACCACCGCGTACGGCCGCGCCACGTCCTCGGTGAGCTTCTTGAGCACGCCGACCTCGGTGGCGATCAGGCCGCCGGCCGCGTGCGGCAGCCGGGCCGGGAGGTCGTAGACCGAGGCGTGCTTGCGGTGCACCGCGCCGAAGCCGTCCCCGACGTAGGTGTCGGCGAGCGCCGCCAGCCGGTCGGCGAAGGCGCCGCGCTCGGCGTCGTCCTTGGCGGTCTCACCGGCGTTGAAGCGCAGGTTCTCCAGCAGGGCGACCTGGCCGTCGGCGAGTGCGCCGACCGTGGCGCGGGCGCTGTCGCCCACCGTGTCGGCGGCGAAAGCGACGTCCTTGCCGAGCAGCTCGCCGAGCCGGGCGGCCACCGGGGCGAGGGAGAACTTCGGGTCGGGCTCGCCCTTGGGGCGGCCCAGGTGCGAGGCGACGATCACCTTGGCGCCGGCTTCGGCCAGACGGGTGATGGTCGGGACGGCGGCGCGGATACGGCCGTCGTCGGTGATGGTCTCGCCGGCGAGCGGCACATTGAGGTCGGCGCGGACGAACACACGCTTGCCCGCGACCTGCCCCTCGGCGATCAGGTCGTCGATCGTCTTCATCTGTGGGGTCTCCTGTGGGTACGAGTCGGGAAGGCGGCCACGCGAACAGGGCCCGGCGGGCGCGTCGCCGCGCCCGTCCGGACCCTGCCGCTCACATCGCTGTGCGGTGGCTGATGTGGTGGTTACGCGCTCAGAGCTGGCCGCCGACGAAGACCGTGAGGTCCACCAGACGGTTGGAGTAGCCCCACTCGTTGTCGTACCAGCCGATGACCTTGGCGGTCTTGCCCTGGACCATCGTCAGCGAGGAGTCGAAGGTGCACGACGCCGGCCAGTTGACGATGTCCGAGGAGACGATCGGGTCCTCGGTGTACTCCAGCAGGCCCTTGAGCTGGCCCTGCGACGCCTTCAGGAACGCGGCGTTGACCTCGTCCTTGGTGACCTCGCGCTCCAGGTCGACGACCAGGTCGGTGACCGAGCCGGTGGGGACCGGGACGCGCATCGCGATGCCGTCCAGCTTGCCCTTGAGCTCCGGGATGACCAGCGCGGTGGCCTTGGCGGCGCCCGTGGTGGTCGGGATGATGTTCTCCGCGGCGGCGCGGGCGCGGCGCAGGTCCTTGTGCGGGAAGTCCAGGATGCGCTGGTCGTTGGTGTACGCGTGCACCGTCGTCATCAGGCCCTTGACGATGCCGAAGTTCTCCAGCAGCACCTTCGCCATCGGCGCCACACAGTTCGTGGTGCACGACGCGTTGGAGATGATGTGGTGGTTGGCGGGGTCGTACGCGTCCTGGTTGACGCCCATCACGATGGTGATGTCCTCGTTGGTGGCGGGCGCCGAGATGATGACCTTCTTGGCACCGCCCGCGATGTGCTTGCCCGCGTCGGCGGCCTTGGTGAAGATGCCGGTCGACTCGATCACCACGTCGACGCCCAGCTCGCCCCATGCGATGGCGGCGGGGTCGCGCTCGGCGAGCACCTTGATGGTGTGGCCGTTCACGGTGATGGTGTCGGCGGTGCTGGTCACCTCGGCCTTGAGGCGGCCCAGGATGGTGTCGTACTTCAGCAGGTGCGCCGTGGTCGCGGTGTCACCCAGGTCGTTGACAGCCACGATCTCGATGTCCGCGCCCTGCTCCAGGGCGGCGCGGAAGAAGTTACGCCCGATGCGGCCAAAGCCGTTGATGCCTACCCGGATCGTCACGAACCGATCTCCTCGCTCAGTCGCCGGAGTCCCTCTCCGGCTGCGAAATATGGGATGTCCCCGACCACTGATGACCCTACCTCGCCGGGGTGTTCCCGGTGACACCGCCCAGCCATCCCCTGCGGGCCGCCACCCCCAACTACCTCCCCTCCCCCGCCTGCGGCGCCCTACCCGTCGCGCGCCCCGCCGGACGGGTCCCTTCCCGGGAGGGGGCCCTACCAGGCGGGCGCCTTTCGCCGCGGGTGCCCTCGCGGGCGGACGGCTCCCCCAGGGGCGCGGGGTGCCCTCGCGGGCGGACGGCATCCACCAGGGGCGCGGGGTGCACCGGAGTGCCTGTGCCCCGAAGGGGCGCGGGGAACTGCGCGAGCAACCGGCCACCGGCCGGTGGTCCGGGAACGACAGCAACAGCCCCTTTGGGCCGGTGACGGAGTGCGGCCCCGTCGTGGCCGGTCGCGCAGTTCCCCGCGCCCCTAAAAGCAACCGCCTCCCGTAAGGGCACCCGCCGGGTAGGGCACCGTCGTCCGGGAAAGGCGCCCCGCAGGGGGGGGTCAGCTGACCATTTCGTCCGTGAGGTTCGCCTCCGTGCCCGGCATGCCGAGATCCGACGCCCGCTTGTCGGCCATCGCCAGCAGCCGCCGGATGCGCCCGGCCACCGCGTCCTTGGTGAGCGGCGGCTCCGCGAGGGACCCCAGCTCCTCCAGGGACGCCTGCTTGTGGTCCATCCGGAGCCGCCCCGCCGCGGCCAGGTGCTCCGGGACCTCCTCGCCCAGGATCTCCAGCGCACGCTGCACCCGCGCACCGGCCGCCACCGCCGCACGAGCCGACCGCCGCAGGTTGGCGTCGTCGAAATTGGCCAGCCGGTTGGCGGTGGCCCGCACCTCGCGCCGCATCCGGCGCTCCTCCCAGGCCAGCACCGAATCGTGCGCGCCCAACCGGGTGAGCAGCGCGCCGATCGCGTCACCGTCGCGTACCACCACCCGGTCCACATTGCGGACCTCACGGGCCTTGGCCGGGATCTGCAGCCTGCGGGCCGCGCCGACCAGCGCCAGGGCGGCCTCAGGACCCGGGCAGGTCACCTCCAGGGAGGAGGAGCGGCCGGGTTCGGTGAGCGAGCCGTGGGCCAGGAAGGCACCCCGCCACGCCGCCTCGGCGTCACAGGTGGCGCCGGAGACCACCTGGGGCGGCAGCCCGCGGATCGGCCGGCCGCGGCCGTCGACCAGGCCGGTCTGCCGGGCCAGCTGATCACCGCCGGCCACCACCCGTACGACGTAACGGCTGCCGCGCCGCAGCCCGCCGGGCGCCATCACCACCAGGTCCGAGGAGTGCCCGAAGATCTCCAGGATGTCCTTGCGGAGCCTCCTGGCCGCGATCCCGGTGTCCAGCTCCGCCTCGATCACGATCCGCCCGCTCACCAGGTGCAGGCCGCCCGCGAACCGCAGGATCGACGAGACCTCTGCCTTGCGGCAGCAGGTCCGGGTGACGGGAAGCCGGGAGATCTCGTCCTTCACCGCTGCCGTCATCGCCATGGGCCGATCCTTCCACGCATACGAAAAATCCGGTCATACGCGGCGGCCAACAACTCCGGGTCGTGCCGCGGCCCGTCGGGGGCGGCGACCGGGGCAAGCTCGACCGTACCTCCCAACCGCTCGGCCGCCTCGGAGAGGCTGTCGCGATCGGGTACGGCGGCCTCGTCGGCGAGAACCACGTCGATGGTGAGTTTAGGGGCGTGTCGCCCCAAAACCTCCAAGTGACGCTGCGGAGAAAATCCTTCGGTCTCTCCGGGCTGCGGCGCGAGGTTGAGGGTGAGCACCCGCCGGGCCCTGGTGTTCATCAGCGCATCGGCCAACTCCGGTACCAGCAGGTGCGGGATGACCGAGGAGAACCAGGAACCGGGTCCGAGGATCACCCAGTCGGCGTCAAGCACCGCCTGTACGGCCTCCGGCACGGCCGGCGGGTCGTTGGGTACGACCATCACCTCCTGCACCTCGCCGGGGGTCAGCGCCACGGTGGCCTGGCCGCGGACCGTGGAGATCGCGTCGGGGAGCGCCGGGTCGTGCCCGCGGACGATGGCGTGCAGGTCGAGCGGGACGGCGGACATCGGCAGCACCCGGCCGTGCGCGCCGAGCAGCCGGCCCACCCACTCCAGCGCGGCCACCTCGTCGTTGAGCTGCTCCCACAGGGCGACGATCAGCAGATTGCCGACCGCGTGGCCGTGCAGGTCGCCGCCGCTGACGAAGCGGTGCTGGAGCACCTTGGACCAGGTCTGGCCCCACTCGTCGTCGCCGCAGAGCGCCGCGAGCGCCTTGCGCAGGTCGCCGGGCGGCAGCACGCCCATCTCGGTCCGCAGCCGTCCGCTGGAGCCGCCGTCGTCGGCGACCGTGACCACCGCGGTCAGATCGCCGGTGATCCGGCGCAGCGCCGCGAGCGAGGCGGACAGCCCATGGCCGCCGCCGAGGGCGACCACCTTCGGCGGGACCCCGGCGCGGCGGCCCGAGTCCCGGCGCCGCCGCCGGCCCGTCATGATCACTCGCGCCCCATGTCCCTGTGCACGGTCACCGTCTCCACTCCGTCCGCCGCCAGTCGCGCCGCGAGCCGCTCCGACATCGCCACGCTGCGGTGCTTGCCGCCGGTACAGCCGACCGCGATGGTCACGTACCGCTTGCCCTCACGCCGGTAGCCGGCCGCGATGATGTGCAGCAGTTCGGTGTACCGGTCGAGGAACTCCTTGGCGCCGGGCTGGCCGAACACGTACTGCGCCACCTCCTCGTTGAGCCCGGTGAAGGGCCGCAGTTCTGGCACCCAGTGCGGGTTGGGCAGGAAGCGGCAGTCCACCACCAGGTCGGCGTCGACCGGAAGTCCGTACTTGTATCCGAACGACATCACGGTGGCCCGCAGTTCCGGCTCCTCCTCACCGGCGAACTGGGCGTCCAGCTTGGCCCGCAGCTCGTGCACGTTGAGGCTGGAGGTGTCGATCACCAGGTCGGCGTCGCCGCGCAGTTCGCGCAGCAGGTCGCGTTCGGCGGCGATGCCGTCCACGATCCGGCCGGAGCCCTGCAGCGGGTGCGGGCGGCGTACGGACTCGAAGCGGCGCACCAGCGCGTCGTCGGACGCCTCCAGGAAGATCACCCGGCGCTTGACGCCGCGGCCCGCCAGGTCGGCCAGCGACTCGCGGAGGTTGTCGAAGAACTGGCGGCCACGGACGTCGACCACCACCGCGATCCGCGCCACGTTCCCCTGCGAGCGGGCGCCGAGGTCGACCATGGTCGGGATCAGCGCCGGCGGCAGGTTGTCGACGACGAACCAGCCGAGGTCTTCGAGGCACTTGGCCGCGGTGCTGCGGCCGGCTCCGGACATGCCGGAGATGATCACCAGTTCGGGGATGGCCTCCACGGCCTCGTCCGCTTCGTCACCGGTCACGTCGGTACGGTCCTGTTCGCCTTGCTGATGCTCTTCCAACTCGCTCATTCGCTCTTCCCCCGATGGTCTGACGGGACCGGTTCCGGCGGGGCCGGGGTCGCGTCGCCTTCTTCGATGATCTCTCCGGTCGCGGTGTTCACCGCGGGGGCGGCCGGGGCCGCGGACGCCAGGGCGGCGGCGACCGTCTCCGCCGTGCGGCGGCCGATCCCCGGTACCTCGCAGATCTCCTCGACGGTCGCCGAGCGCAGCCGCTTCAGCGAACCGAAGTGCTTGAGCAGGGCCTGCCTGCGGGTCTCGCCGAGACCCGGCACGGTGTCCAGCGCGCCGGCCTTCATCGTCCTGGAGCGCTTGGACCGCTGGTAGTTGATCGCGAACCGGTGTGCCTCGTCCCGTACCCGCTGCAGCAGATAGAGACCTTCACTCGTACGGGGCAGGATGACCGGGTCGTTCTCACCCGGCAGCCACACCTCTTCCAGCCGCTTGGCAAGGCCGCAGACCGCCACGTCGTCTATGCCGAGTTCGTCCAGCGCCCGGCGGGCCGCGGCGACCTGCGGCTGACCGCCGTCGACCACCACGAGCTGCGGCGGGTAGGCGAACTTGCGGGGGCGGCCGGTGTCGGGGTCGATCGGGCCGCTGTGCGCCTCGACCTCACCGCCGACCTGCTGGTCCTCCTGGTCTTCCGCCCACTCCCCGGTGCGCTGCTTCTCCTGGAGGTAGCGACGGAAGCGGCGGGAGATCACCTCGTGCATGGAGCGGACGTCGTCCTGCCCGGCGAACGACTTGATCTGGAAGCGGCGGTACTCGCTCTTGCGGGACAGGCCGTCCTCGAAGACCACCATCGACGCCACCACGTCGTCACCTTGGAGGTGGCTGATGTCGTAGCACTCGATGCGCAGCGGAGCGTCGTCCAGGTCGAGAGCGGCGGCGATCTCCTCCAGCGCGCGGGAGCGGGTGGTGAGGTCGGAGGCGCGCTTGGTCTTGTGCAGCGCCAGCGCCTGCTGGGCGTTGCGCTGCACGGTGGCCATCAGGTCCTTCTTGTCGCCACGCTGCGGCACCCGCAGGCTGACGTGGGAGCCGCGCCGCTCGCACAGCCACTCGGTGACCGGTCCGGCCGGCTCCGGCAGCGCCGGGACCAGCACCTCCTTGGGCACGCCGCCGCTGCCGCCGGACTGCTCGGCGTCTCCGGTCTCGTCCCCGTAGAGCTGCTGCAGGGCGTGCTCGACGAGGCCGGCGGTGTCGACGGCCTCGACCTTGTCGGTGACCCAGCCCCGCTGGCCGCGCACCCGGCCGCCGCGGACGTGGAAGATCTGCACGGCCGCTTCGAGCTCGTCCTCGGCGACCGCGATCAGGTCGGCGTCGGTGGCGTCGGCGAGCACCACCGCGTTCTTCTCCATGGCGCGGCGCAGCGCCTCGATGTCGTCGCGCAGCCGGGCCGCCTGCTCGTACTCCATGGCGCCGGCCGCGTCCTTCATCCGCTGTTCGAGGCGCCGCAGGTAGGTGCCGGTGTGGCCGGCCATGAAGTCGCAGAACTCCTCGGCGAGTTCGCGGTGGTCCTCGGGGCTGATCCGGCCGACGCACGGCGCCGAGCACTTGCCGATGTAGCCGAGCAGGCAGGGGCGGCCGATCTGGGCGGAGCGCTTGAAGACCCCGGGGGAGCAGGTGCGGACCGGGAAGACCCGCAGCAGCAGGTCGACGGTCTCGCGGATCGCCCAGGCGTGCGCGTACGGGCCGAAGTAGCGCACGCCCTTGCGCTTGGGGCCGCGCATGACCTGGACCCGGGGGAAGTCCTCGTTCATGGTGACGGCGAGCGACGGGTAGCTCTTGTCGTCGCGGTACTTGACGTTGAACCGGGGGTCGAACTCCTTGATCCAGGAGTATTCGAGCTGCAGCGCCTCGACCTCGGTGGAGACGACCGTCCACTCCACCGAGGCCGCGGTGGTGACCATGGTGGCGGTGCGCTGGTGCAGGTTGGTGATGTCCTGGAAGTACGAGGACAGCCGCTGCCGCAGGCTCTTCGCCTTGCCGACATAGATCACCCGGCGGTGCTCGTCCCGGAATTTGTAGACCCCGGGAGAGTCGGGGATCTGGCCCGGCTTCGGTCGGTAGCTGCTGGGGTCTGCCATGCTCTCCACCCTACTTGCGGACGGTGACAACTCGGCGCTGCCCACCGGGGTTGCGTCCGCCCGCGGGGGTCAGCCCGCGGTGAGTCTGCCGCCGGTCTCCTTGACGGTGACCGCGGGCAGCGCGCGGGTCGCCGGGCCCTGCAGGACGGCGCCGGTCAGTGCGTTGAACTGGCTGCCGTGGCAGGGGCAGGAAATGG
Protein-coding regions in this window:
- the gap gene encoding type I glyceraldehyde-3-phosphate dehydrogenase; this encodes MTIRVGINGFGRIGRNFFRAALEQGADIEIVAVNDLGDTATTAHLLKYDTILGRLKAEVTSTADTITVNGHTIKVLAERDPAAIAWGELGVDVVIESTGIFTKAADAGKHIAGGAKKVIISAPATNEDITIVMGVNQDAYDPANHHIISNASCTTNCVAPMAKVLLENFGIVKGLMTTVHAYTNDQRILDFPHKDLRRARAAAENIIPTTTGAAKATALVIPELKGKLDGIAMRVPVPTGSVTDLVVDLEREVTKDEVNAAFLKASQGQLKGLLEYTEDPIVSSDIVNWPASCTFDSSLTMVQGKTAKVIGWYDNEWGYSNRLVDLTVFVGGQL
- a CDS encoding gluconeogenesis factor YvcK family protein, which encodes MTGRRRRRDSGRRAGVPPKVVALGGGHGLSASLAALRRITGDLTAVVTVADDGGSSGRLRTEMGVLPPGDLRKALAALCGDDEWGQTWSKVLQHRFVSGGDLHGHAVGNLLIVALWEQLNDEVAALEWVGRLLGAHGRVLPMSAVPLDLHAIVRGHDPALPDAISTVRGQATVALTPGEVQEVMVVPNDPPAVPEAVQAVLDADWVILGPGSWFSSVIPHLLVPELADALMNTRARRVLTLNLAPQPGETEGFSPQRHLEVLGRHAPKLTIDVVLADEAAVPDRDSLSEAAERLGGTVELAPVAAPDGPRHDPELLAAAYDRIFRMRGRIGPWR
- the uvrC gene encoding excinuclease ABC subunit UvrC, producing the protein MADPSSYRPKPGQIPDSPGVYKFRDEHRRVIYVGKAKSLRQRLSSYFQDITNLHQRTATMVTTAASVEWTVVSTEVEALQLEYSWIKEFDPRFNVKYRDDKSYPSLAVTMNEDFPRVQVMRGPKRKGVRYFGPYAHAWAIRETVDLLLRVFPVRTCSPGVFKRSAQIGRPCLLGYIGKCSAPCVGRISPEDHRELAEEFCDFMAGHTGTYLRRLEQRMKDAAGAMEYEQAARLRDDIEALRRAMEKNAVVLADATDADLIAVAEDELEAAVQIFHVRGGRVRGQRGWVTDKVEAVDTAGLVEHALQQLYGDETGDAEQSGGSGGVPKEVLVPALPEPAGPVTEWLCERRGSHVSLRVPQRGDKKDLMATVQRNAQQALALHKTKRASDLTTRSRALEEIAAALDLDDAPLRIECYDISHLQGDDVVASMVVFEDGLSRKSEYRRFQIKSFAGQDDVRSMHEVISRRFRRYLQEKQRTGEWAEDQEDQQVGGEVEAHSGPIDPDTGRPRKFAYPPQLVVVDGGQPQVAAARRALDELGIDDVAVCGLAKRLEEVWLPGENDPVILPRTSEGLYLLQRVRDEAHRFAINYQRSKRSRTMKAGALDTVPGLGETRRQALLKHFGSLKRLRSATVEEICEVPGIGRRTAETVAAALASAAPAAPAVNTATGEIIEEGDATPAPPEPVPSDHRGKSE
- a CDS encoding RNA polymerase-binding protein RbpA — protein: MASGNAIRGSRVGAGPMGEAERGESAPRLRISFWCSNGHETQPSFASDAQIPDTWDCPRCGFPAGQDEENPPAPPRTEPYKTHLAYVRERRSAADGEAILAEALAKLRGEI
- a CDS encoding MurR/RpiR family transcriptional regulator, giving the protein MITALIRAELPRMSGSLRKVGELVLADPAAATHGSAAELGRRTGTSQATVTRFCRALGLDSYQQLLIELAQEQGRAEAGGPPSAALGPQIGPEDDLEHVIGVVAEADLRALRHTADQLDRPALERAAQALARARRIDVYGVGGSGIVAHETQARLYGIGCAAHAWTEVHAAETSAALLTPSDAVVVVSHSGTTREVLEPLRLAAERGATTVALTGDPRSPIAQAADITLTSFSGETSFRRGNFGTRHSVLLIVDCLYARVAQLTYERATASIALTSHIGDGHAVRPRRRG
- the tpiA gene encoding triose-phosphate isomerase, which produces MTEQQTEKVARTPLMAGNWKMNLNHLEAIAHVQKLAFALSDKDYDAVEVAVLPPYTDLRSVQTLVDGDKLKIKYGAQDLSQHDAGAYTGEISGAMLAKLKCTFVAVGHSERRQYHGEDEPVVNAKIKAAYRHGLTPILCVGEGLDVRRAGRQVEHTLAQLDGALKDIPADQAATIVIAYEPVWAIGTGEVATPGDAQEVCGAIRGRLAELYGQELADGVRIQYGGSVKAGNVAAIMAQPDVDGALVGGAALDAEEFVKIVRFRDQ
- the whiA gene encoding DNA-binding protein WhiA, with protein sequence MAMTAAVKDEISRLPVTRTCCRKAEVSSILRFAGGLHLVSGRIVIEAELDTGIAARRLRKDILEIFGHSSDLVVMAPGGLRRGSRYVVRVVAGGDQLARQTGLVDGRGRPIRGLPPQVVSGATCDAEAAWRGAFLAHGSLTEPGRSSSLEVTCPGPEAALALVGAARRLQIPAKAREVRNVDRVVVRDGDAIGALLTRLGAHDSVLAWEERRMRREVRATANRLANFDDANLRRSARAAVAAGARVQRALEILGEEVPEHLAAAGRLRMDHKQASLEELGSLAEPPLTKDAVAGRIRRLLAMADKRASDLGMPGTEANLTDEMVS
- a CDS encoding phosphoglycerate kinase; amino-acid sequence: MKTIDDLIAEGQVAGKRVFVRADLNVPLAGETITDDGRIRAAVPTITRLAEAGAKVIVASHLGRPKGEPDPKFSLAPVAARLGELLGKDVAFAADTVGDSARATVGALADGQVALLENLRFNAGETAKDDAERGAFADRLAALADTYVGDGFGAVHRKHASVYDLPARLPHAAGGLIATEVGVLKKLTEDVARPYAVVLGGSKVSDKLGVIDHLLEKADRILVGGGMVFTFLKAQGYEVGKSLLQEDQIPVVTEYLERAKAKGVEFVLPVDVIGATEFPDLKTKAPASPVTAAVDAIPADVLGLDIGPESRKQFAAKLADAATIFWNGPMGVFEHPDFADGTRAVAQALVDSDAFSVVGGGDSAAAVRILGFDENAFGHISTGGGASLEYLEGKTLPGLAALED
- the rapZ gene encoding RNase adapter RapZ; this translates as MSELEEHQQGEQDRTDVTGDEADEAVEAIPELVIISGMSGAGRSTAAKCLEDLGWFVVDNLPPALIPTMVDLGARSQGNVARIAVVVDVRGRQFFDNLRESLADLAGRGVKRRVIFLEASDDALVRRFESVRRPHPLQGSGRIVDGIAAERDLLRELRGDADLVIDTSSLNVHELRAKLDAQFAGEEEPELRATVMSFGYKYGLPVDADLVVDCRFLPNPHWVPELRPFTGLNEEVAQYVFGQPGAKEFLDRYTELLHIIAAGYRREGKRYVTIAVGCTGGKHRSVAMSERLAARLAADGVETVTVHRDMGRE
- the secG gene encoding preprotein translocase subunit SecG, with amino-acid sequence MVIGFSIALIIFSLLLLLLVLMHKGKGGGLSDMFGGGMQSSVGGSSVAERNLDRITVVIALLWFACVVVLGLVMKFQK